The following coding sequences lie in one Takifugu rubripes chromosome 8, fTakRub1.2, whole genome shotgun sequence genomic window:
- the LOC101079111 gene encoding SH3 domain-containing protein 19-like isoform X2 codes for MAEARSEEEEENMMRDAREQVVRRQSNNSGGRSDRRKPEHRHSQGPLSSIRAAIKRTSARPTSLSESPRDRERSRDRDRRRPEITILSAEPLASTSWFPGASGGLPPPPPPAAQIWGPTIPPSIQPPPSYEEVIREKTQEQVLLPSSSSSAAAAHPASTITISTQTDPGSDSSDSQVKRPLRPSRPPHPYPTKASPADDTSATHKPALTCPDSSNTHLLSQPSDHLAELPAPLTSNAGAQTVPWGQSLPAEDLPAAPDVPLQRPRPRPRSKVDLQPSSREVKVQTLVKLREDGLATIAARVASDGAKQDVSQGKYLTELLEAFSADDWGFPDRHSDSSEHSQSDSEEGEEEEDMATLKARIQAFEQRPVDGSHCGDGNSADFVSKRPEPRPRPRLQGQPSKSVPPAVAPKPKNFLNAPKPSNKMFWEDGAAAAAESSRSADLKTAETPGADEPPPSCPPKDRPALVTPKPATGPLLPSQSVPIPAPRPTPPKHATPVTETTSLTPIPPPRPVVSPRASLGSGNLEQSPAAGHIIPALPPRPSNGTVAETRNEETQDPAHQTVKPGSGRPSLPNKPTAVTTTRRASAPNLTPKPTRVSTDPNSGAAKPPGPVPRQRPPSPALRKASDSQTKPEPTIGSSPSDPPLPSRPASMKLLPLRPPPIKSNPGRPPPPSVSSSLTNLSTTPPAKTTPAPCVSSPNPPPSLQTTSSVSTNPIPPKTSKKGPPLPPRPKPGHPLYNSYSKQEVLIVLDDPSPSEDVSGDGRSQTTITPLINLPQCLLDLDVQQKPVADEVSQSKAALEGLNLLDSQSILPESPAEQKEKPEPPPLSGPRCVALFDYEGEEDDELTFSQGDVIALQELVGQEWGRGQIHGRVGIFPLNFAQVVEPLPPSAPTTGEVVIASQEPKSQEWDLALFDFPGQTAEDLSFHKGAIIQVTEHIDAEWRRGRVEGREGLYPAAFTQPHQAQPVPVQHSAVKAVAKFDFTAESGDELTLKVGDIITEVESLDEEWIAGVADGKRGIVPKSYISVL; via the exons ATGGCCGAAGCCCGgtccgaggaagaggaggaaaacatgatGAGGGACGCCCGGGAACAAGTGGTTCGACGACAGTCGAACAACTCCGGAG gtCGTTCTGATAGACGCAAGCCGGAGCACCGTCACAG CCAGGGTCCTCTGTCATCCATCAGAGCTGCCATCAAGAGGA caTCCGCGAGGCCGACGTCTCTGTCCGAGTCTcccagagacagagagcgaagcagggacagagacaggag GCGACCAGAGATCACCATCCTGTCAGCAGAGCCACTGGCCTCCACATCCTGGttccctggagcttctggagggcttcctcctccccctcctcctgcagcacagATCTGGGGACCCACAATTCCTCCGTCCATCCAG CCACCTCCATCCTACGAGGAGGTGATCCGAGAGAAGACACAGGAGCAggttctcctcccctcttcctcttcgtccGCCGCTGCCGCCCATCCAGCTTCAACCATAACCATCTCCACACAGACTGACCCTGGATCTGATTCCTCAGACTCGCAGG TGAAAAGACCATTGAGACCATCGAGGCCACCTCATCCTTACCCGACTAAAGCATCTCCTGCTGATGACACCAGCGCCACACACAAGCCAGCACTCACCTGTCCCGACagttcaaacacacacttactATCGCAGCCCAGTGACCACCTGGCTGAACTCCCCGCTCCTCTGACCTCAAACGCCGGTGCTCAAACTGTTCCCTGGGGTCAATCGCTCCCAGCTGAAGACCTGCCAGCAGCTCCTGAcgttccattgcagcgtccccGGCCCCGCCCCCGGTCCAAAGTTGATTTACAGCCAAGCAGCagggaggtcaaagttcagactCTGGTAAAACTGCGTGAGGACGGTTTGGCCACAATAGCAGCGCGTGTAGCATCCGACGGTGCTAAGCAAGACGTGAGCCAGGGAAAGTATCTTACAGAGTTGCTGGAGGCCTTCAGTGCCGACGACTGGGGCTTCCCTGATCGCCATAGCGACAGCAGTGAGCACAGCCAATCGGACagcgaggagggagaggaagaagaggacatgGCGACTCTGAAAGCTAGGATCCAAGCCTTTGAGCAGCGACCAGTTGATGGAAGCCACTGTGGAGATGGTAACAGCGCAGACTTTGTTTCCAAAAGACCCGAACCACGGCCACGCCCTCGTCTCCAAGGGCAACCATCAAAATCTGTGCCTCCTGCTGTTGCCCCAAAACCTAAAAACTTTTTAAATGCCCCAAAACCATCGAACAAGATGTTCTGGGAGGATGGCGCAGCCGCGGCTGCAGAGTCTTCTCGCTCTGCTGATCTGAAAACAGCTGAAACTCCAGGTGCTGACGAACCACCACCATCCTGTCCACCAAAAGATAGACCAGCTCTGGTGACTCCAAAACCCGCTACAGGACCCCTCCTGCCCAGTCAGTCTGTCCCTATCCCAGCTCCCAGACCCACTCCACCAAAACACGCCACTCCAGTCACTGAGACCACGTCTTTAACCCCCATTCCTCCACCCAGACCTGTGGTTTCTCCCAGGGCTAGCTTAGGTTCTGGGAACCTTGAGcagagtccagcagcaggacacaTCATCCCAGCTCTGCCTCCAAGACCCAGCAATGGAACTGTGGCAGAGACGAGGAATGAGGAGACACAGGACCCTGCGCATCAAACTG TGAAACCAGGCAGCGGGCGTCCGAGCCTCCCGAACAAACCAACAGCAGTGACAACAACACGCAGAGCCAGTG CTCCAAATCTGACCCCGAAACCCACCAGAGTCTCCACAGACCCAAATTCAGGCGCAGCCAAGCCTCCTGGCCCCGTTCCTCGTCAGAGGCCCCCATCTCCAGCCCTGAGGAAAGCCTCTGACAGCCAGACCAAACCAGAACCCACCATTGGGTCCAGCCCCTCcgaccctcctcttccttcaaG ACCTGCAAGTAtgaagctcctccccctgcgCCCTCCACCAATCAAGTCCAACCCTGGCCGACCACCTCCTCCATCCGTCAGCTCATCCTTAACCAATCTGTCAACCACCCCTCCTGCCAAAACAACCCCGGCTCCTTGCGTTTCCTCACCCAACCCACCCCCTTCTTTACAAACCACTTCCTCTGTTTCAACCAATCCGATTCCACCAAAGACTTCAAAGAAAGGACCGCCTCTGCCGCCCCGCCCTAAACCCGGTCACCCTCTCTACAACAGCTACTCG aaacaggaagtcttgATTGTTCTGGATGACCCAAGCCCCTCAGAGGATGTGTCAGGTGATGGGAGGAGTCAAACCACCATTACCCCTCTTATCAACCTGCCACAGTGTCTCCTGGATCTTGACGTCCAACAAAAGCCTGTCGCAGATGAGGTCAGCCAGTCAAAAGCTGCCCTGGAGGGCCTGAACCTGTTGGATTCTCAGTCTATTCTGCCTGAATCACCTgctgagcagaaagaaaagccaGAACCGCCTCCCCTCAG TGGTCCCCGCTGCGTCGCCCTGTTTGATTacgagggagaggaggacgacgaGCTGACCTTCTCCCAGGGCGACGTCATCGCTCTGCAGGAACTGGTCGGGCAGGAATGGGGACGAGGTCAGATCCACGGGCGAGTGGGTATTTTCCCCCTGAACTTCGCCCAGGTGGTGGAGCCGCTGCCCCCGTCGGCGCCGACCACGGGAGAGGTGGTGATCG CATCCCAGGAACCAAAATCGCAG GAGTGGGACCTGGCTCTGTTTGACTTTCCTGGTCAGACTGCAGAGGATCTCTCTTTCCACAAGGGGGCGATCATCCAGGTGACCGAGCACATAGAcgctgagtggaggagaggaagagtggaggGCAGAGAGGGGCTTTACCCTGCGGCCTTCACACAGCCACACCAGG CTCAGCCAGTACCGGTCCAGCATTCAGCGGTCAAAGCAGTGGCCAAGTTTGACTTCACAGCAGAGAGCGGGGACGAGCTGACGCTAAAG GTGGGTGACATCATCACGGAGGTGGAGTCGTTGGATGAGGAGTGGATTGCCGGCGTTGCCGACGGAAAACGCGGGATTGTACCCAAGAGTTACATTTCAGTCCTCTGA
- the LOC101079111 gene encoding SH3 domain-containing protein 19-like isoform X1 has product MAEARSEEEEENMMRDAREQVVRRQSNNSGGRSDRRKPEHRHSQGPLSSIRAAIKRTSARPTSLSESPRDRERSRDRDRRRPEITILSAEPLASTSWFPGASGGLPPPPPPAAQIWGPTIPPSIQPPPSYEEVIREKTQEQVLLPSSSSSAAAAHPASTITISTQTDPGSDSSDSQVKRPLRPSRPPHPYPTKASPADDTSATHKPALTCPDSSNTHLLSQPSDHLAELPAPLTSNAGAQTVPWGQSLPAEDLPAAPDVPLQRPRPRPRSKVDLQPSSREVKVQTLVKLREDGLATIAARVASDGAKQDVSQGKYLTELLEAFSADDWGFPDRHSDSSEHSQSDSEEGEEEEDMATLKARIQAFEQRPVDGSHCGDGNSADFVSKRPEPRPRPRLQGQPSKSVPPAVAPKPKNFLNAPKPSNKMFWEDGAAAAAESSRSADLKTAETPGADEPPPSCPPKDRPALVTPKPATGPLLPSQSVPIPAPRPTPPKHATPVTETTSLTPIPPPRPVVSPRASLGSGNLEQSPAAGHIIPALPPRPSNGTVAETRNEETQDPAHQTVKPGSGRPSLPNKPTAVTTTRRASAPNLTPKPTRVSTDPNSGAAKPPGPVPRQRPPSPALRKASDSQTKPEPTIGSSPSDPPLPSRPASMKLLPLRPPPIKSNPGRPPPPSVSSSLTNLSTTPPAKTTPAPCVSSPNPPPSLQTTSSVSTNPIPPKTSKKGPPLPPRPKPGHPLYNSYSKQEVLIVLDDPSPSEDVSGDGRSQTTITPLINLPQCLLDLDVQQKPVADEVSQSKAALEGLNLLDSQSILPESPAEQKEKPEPPPLSGPRCVALFDYEGEEDDELTFSQGDVIALQELVGQEWGRGQIHGRVGIFPLNFAQVVEPLPPSAPTTGEVVIASQEPKSQCVHVCVQEWDLALFDFPGQTAEDLSFHKGAIIQVTEHIDAEWRRGRVEGREGLYPAAFTQPHQAQPVPVQHSAVKAVAKFDFTAESGDELTLKVGDIITEVESLDEEWIAGVADGKRGIVPKSYISVL; this is encoded by the exons ATGGCCGAAGCCCGgtccgaggaagaggaggaaaacatgatGAGGGACGCCCGGGAACAAGTGGTTCGACGACAGTCGAACAACTCCGGAG gtCGTTCTGATAGACGCAAGCCGGAGCACCGTCACAG CCAGGGTCCTCTGTCATCCATCAGAGCTGCCATCAAGAGGA caTCCGCGAGGCCGACGTCTCTGTCCGAGTCTcccagagacagagagcgaagcagggacagagacaggag GCGACCAGAGATCACCATCCTGTCAGCAGAGCCACTGGCCTCCACATCCTGGttccctggagcttctggagggcttcctcctccccctcctcctgcagcacagATCTGGGGACCCACAATTCCTCCGTCCATCCAG CCACCTCCATCCTACGAGGAGGTGATCCGAGAGAAGACACAGGAGCAggttctcctcccctcttcctcttcgtccGCCGCTGCCGCCCATCCAGCTTCAACCATAACCATCTCCACACAGACTGACCCTGGATCTGATTCCTCAGACTCGCAGG TGAAAAGACCATTGAGACCATCGAGGCCACCTCATCCTTACCCGACTAAAGCATCTCCTGCTGATGACACCAGCGCCACACACAAGCCAGCACTCACCTGTCCCGACagttcaaacacacacttactATCGCAGCCCAGTGACCACCTGGCTGAACTCCCCGCTCCTCTGACCTCAAACGCCGGTGCTCAAACTGTTCCCTGGGGTCAATCGCTCCCAGCTGAAGACCTGCCAGCAGCTCCTGAcgttccattgcagcgtccccGGCCCCGCCCCCGGTCCAAAGTTGATTTACAGCCAAGCAGCagggaggtcaaagttcagactCTGGTAAAACTGCGTGAGGACGGTTTGGCCACAATAGCAGCGCGTGTAGCATCCGACGGTGCTAAGCAAGACGTGAGCCAGGGAAAGTATCTTACAGAGTTGCTGGAGGCCTTCAGTGCCGACGACTGGGGCTTCCCTGATCGCCATAGCGACAGCAGTGAGCACAGCCAATCGGACagcgaggagggagaggaagaagaggacatgGCGACTCTGAAAGCTAGGATCCAAGCCTTTGAGCAGCGACCAGTTGATGGAAGCCACTGTGGAGATGGTAACAGCGCAGACTTTGTTTCCAAAAGACCCGAACCACGGCCACGCCCTCGTCTCCAAGGGCAACCATCAAAATCTGTGCCTCCTGCTGTTGCCCCAAAACCTAAAAACTTTTTAAATGCCCCAAAACCATCGAACAAGATGTTCTGGGAGGATGGCGCAGCCGCGGCTGCAGAGTCTTCTCGCTCTGCTGATCTGAAAACAGCTGAAACTCCAGGTGCTGACGAACCACCACCATCCTGTCCACCAAAAGATAGACCAGCTCTGGTGACTCCAAAACCCGCTACAGGACCCCTCCTGCCCAGTCAGTCTGTCCCTATCCCAGCTCCCAGACCCACTCCACCAAAACACGCCACTCCAGTCACTGAGACCACGTCTTTAACCCCCATTCCTCCACCCAGACCTGTGGTTTCTCCCAGGGCTAGCTTAGGTTCTGGGAACCTTGAGcagagtccagcagcaggacacaTCATCCCAGCTCTGCCTCCAAGACCCAGCAATGGAACTGTGGCAGAGACGAGGAATGAGGAGACACAGGACCCTGCGCATCAAACTG TGAAACCAGGCAGCGGGCGTCCGAGCCTCCCGAACAAACCAACAGCAGTGACAACAACACGCAGAGCCAGTG CTCCAAATCTGACCCCGAAACCCACCAGAGTCTCCACAGACCCAAATTCAGGCGCAGCCAAGCCTCCTGGCCCCGTTCCTCGTCAGAGGCCCCCATCTCCAGCCCTGAGGAAAGCCTCTGACAGCCAGACCAAACCAGAACCCACCATTGGGTCCAGCCCCTCcgaccctcctcttccttcaaG ACCTGCAAGTAtgaagctcctccccctgcgCCCTCCACCAATCAAGTCCAACCCTGGCCGACCACCTCCTCCATCCGTCAGCTCATCCTTAACCAATCTGTCAACCACCCCTCCTGCCAAAACAACCCCGGCTCCTTGCGTTTCCTCACCCAACCCACCCCCTTCTTTACAAACCACTTCCTCTGTTTCAACCAATCCGATTCCACCAAAGACTTCAAAGAAAGGACCGCCTCTGCCGCCCCGCCCTAAACCCGGTCACCCTCTCTACAACAGCTACTCG aaacaggaagtcttgATTGTTCTGGATGACCCAAGCCCCTCAGAGGATGTGTCAGGTGATGGGAGGAGTCAAACCACCATTACCCCTCTTATCAACCTGCCACAGTGTCTCCTGGATCTTGACGTCCAACAAAAGCCTGTCGCAGATGAGGTCAGCCAGTCAAAAGCTGCCCTGGAGGGCCTGAACCTGTTGGATTCTCAGTCTATTCTGCCTGAATCACCTgctgagcagaaagaaaagccaGAACCGCCTCCCCTCAG TGGTCCCCGCTGCGTCGCCCTGTTTGATTacgagggagaggaggacgacgaGCTGACCTTCTCCCAGGGCGACGTCATCGCTCTGCAGGAACTGGTCGGGCAGGAATGGGGACGAGGTCAGATCCACGGGCGAGTGGGTATTTTCCCCCTGAACTTCGCCCAGGTGGTGGAGCCGCTGCCCCCGTCGGCGCCGACCACGGGAGAGGTGGTGATCG CATCCCAGGAACCAAAATCGCAG tgtgtgcacgtgtgcgtacAGGAGTGGGACCTGGCTCTGTTTGACTTTCCTGGTCAGACTGCAGAGGATCTCTCTTTCCACAAGGGGGCGATCATCCAGGTGACCGAGCACATAGAcgctgagtggaggagaggaagagtggaggGCAGAGAGGGGCTTTACCCTGCGGCCTTCACACAGCCACACCAGG CTCAGCCAGTACCGGTCCAGCATTCAGCGGTCAAAGCAGTGGCCAAGTTTGACTTCACAGCAGAGAGCGGGGACGAGCTGACGCTAAAG GTGGGTGACATCATCACGGAGGTGGAGTCGTTGGATGAGGAGTGGATTGCCGGCGTTGCCGACGGAAAACGCGGGATTGTACCCAAGAGTTACATTTCAGTCCTCTGA
- the LOC101079337 gene encoding serine/threonine-protein kinase DCLK2-like gives MSLSKTLELEHFDERDKVRRGRSTRTKREESSTGGGGSGPSSRGSSLVPSPAHSANCSYYRTRTLQALTSEKKAKKVRFYRNGDRYFKGLVYAVSSDRFRSYDALLMELTRSLSDNLHLPQGVRTIYSVDGSKKISSMDELVEGESYVCASNEPYKKLEYTKISIPSWKPGAATGAVAASRPATASTGVSAGSTTAAAAATAATAATAAVIPRDRPESREGRENKDFIKPKLVTVIRSGVKPRKAVRILLNKKTAHSFEQVLADITEAIKLDSGAVKRLYTLDGKQLTCLQDFFGDDDVFMACGPEKFRYAQDDFVLTHSSKAQAFVSECKAKVSRPAGPPKSSKTPSSLTSTKAPPKGPSRSKTPSTANDASGSQSARKSSRSSPSPTRGSRHNLKTPRGASSTDVNGAADDAEVNGNRSISSPLINEKYQIGKVIGDGNFAVVKECVESVALCDRPRGQEYALKIIDKARCCGKEHLIENEVAVLRRVRHPSIIQLIEVDETPSQLFLVMELVKGGDLFDAITSSTKYSERDASAMVFNLAGAIKYLHRMNIVHRDIKPENLLVCEYPDGTKSLKLGDFGLATVVEGPLYTVCGTPTYVAPEIIAETGYGLKVDIWAAGVITYILLCGFPPFRSENNVQEELFDQILRGKLEFPSPDWDAISLPAKMLISQMLQVNVDSRFTAEEVLSHPWVTDEPPVDSNTVSNPDDQAAVDALEPEQEPPMLETKQVPSPLV, from the exons ATGTCTTTGAGCAAGACCCTCGAGCTGGAGCACTTTGATGAACGCGACAAAGTTCGTCGGGGGCGCTCCACCCGCACCAAGAGGGAAGAATCCAGCACCGGTGGTGGCGGTTCCGGCCCCAGCTCCCGGGGCAGCAGCCTGGTCCCCAGCCCCGCCCACAGCGCCAACTGTAGCTACTACCGGACCCGCACCCTGCAGGCCCTCACCTCGgagaaaaaagccaaaaaggTCAGGTTCTACCGCAATGGAGACCGGTACTTCAAGGGCCTGGTATACGCCGTGTCCAGTGACCGGTTCCGCTCCTACGACgcgctgctgatggagctgacgCGCTCCTTGTCTGACAATCTGCACCTGCCTCAAGGGGTTCGCACCATCTACTCTGTAGACGGCAGCAAGAAGATCAGCAGCATGGACGAGCTGGTGGAAG GCGAGTCCTACGTATGCGCCTCCAATGAGCCCTACAAAAAGCTGGAATACACCAAGATCTCCATCCCTAGCTGGAAGCCAGGCGCCGCCACCGGGGCAGTTGCTGCCAGCCGGCCTGCCACCGCATCCACCGGCGTGTCGGCAGGCagcaccaccgccgccgccgccgccaccgccgccaccgccgccaccgccgccgtcATCCCCAGAGACCGTCCGGAAAGCAGGGAGGGCAGGGAGAACAAAGACTTCATCAAGCCCAAACTGGTGACGGTGATCCGCAGCGGCGTGAAGCCTCGCAAGGCCGTGAGGATCCTGCTCAACAAGAAGACCGCTCACTCCTTCGAGCAGGTGCTGGCCGACATCACCGAGGCCATCAAGCTGGACTCCGGCGCCGTGAAGAGGCTCTACACGCTGGACGGGAAACAG ctgacCTGCCTGCAGGATTTCTTCGGGGACGACGATGTGTTCATGGCGTGCGGGCCAGAGAAATTTCGCTACGCTCAGGACGACTTCGTGCTCACGCACAGCAGCAAGGCGCAGGCTTTTGTTAGCG AATGCAAAGCCAAGGTGTCCCGCCCCGCTGGCCCACCCAAAAGCTCCAAGACCCCTAGCAGTCTGACTTCCACAAAGGCTCCGCCCAAAGGCCCGTCCAGGTCGAAGACTCCGAGCACAG CCAATGATGCCTCTGGATCGCAGTCGGCCAGGAAGTCCTCCAGGTCCAGCCCCTCCCCGACCAGGGGAAGTCGACACAACCTCAAG ACGCCCCGCGGCGCCTCCTCCACAGACGTTAACGGAGCCGCGGATGATGCCGAAG TGAACGGCAAtcgctccatctcctcccccctcatcaACGAGAAGTACCAGATCGGCAAAGTCATCGGGGACGGAAACTTCGCCGTGGTCAAGGAGTGCgtggagag TGTGGCGTTGTGCGACC GTCCACGGGGACAGGAGTACGCGCTGAAGATCATCGACAAGGCTCGCTGCTGCGGGAAG GAGCATCTGATAGAAAACGAAGTGGCGGTGCTGCGGCGGGTGCGACACCCCAGCATCATCCAGCTGATCGAGGTGGACGAGACTCCGAGTCAGCTGTTCCTGGTCATGGAGCTTGTCAAG GGCGGCGACTTGTTTGAcgccatcacctcctccaccaagTACAGCGAGCGCGACGCCAGCGCCATGGTCTTCAACCTGGCTGGAGCCATCAAGTACCTGCACCGGATGAACATTGTCCATCGAGACATCAAACCTGAGAACCTACtg GTGTGCGAGTATCCAGACGGCACCAAATCACTGAAGCTGGGCGACTTTGGCCTGGCGACGGTGGTGGAGGGGCCGCTGTACACCGTGTGCGGCACGCCCACTTACGTGGCGCCAGAGATCATCGCTGAGACGGG GTATGGTCTGAAGGTGGACATCTGGGCTGCGGGAGTGATCACCTACATCCTGCTGTGCGGGTTCCCGCCATTTAGGAG TGAAAACAATGTGCAGGAGGAGCTGTTTGATCAGATCCTCAGGGGGAAACTGGAGTTTCCATCTCCAGACTGGGATGCCATCAGCCTCCCGGCCAAG ATGCTGATCAgccagatgctgcaggtgaaCGTGGACAGCCGTTTTACTGCAGAGGAGGTGCTGTCTCACCCGTGGGTGACG GACGAGCCCCCTGTAGACTCAAACACTGTGAGCAACCCTGACGACCAGGCCGCCGTGGACGCCctggaaccagagcaggaaccCCCCATGCTGGAGACCAAACAGGTCCCATCTCCTTTGGTGTAA